A stretch of the Agromyces larvae genome encodes the following:
- a CDS encoding isopenicillin N synthase family dioxygenase: protein MTGIPVLDLSLLNGTPEQRAQFRVDLRRATHEVGFFSLIGHGVPASVIERAYDVARAFFALPESQKLAIENVKSPHFRGYTRMGGERTLGRVDIREQIDIGAERPAVPLDPDTPDYWILQGPNLWPESLPELREVAADWIARLDAVASRLLTAWAEALGAPADTFDHAFERPSPYLKIVRYPGVDAEQPAQGVGAHKDLGVLTLLSVEDGKAGLQVEKDGEWIDVVAPPGAFIVNIGELLEIATDGYLKATLHRVVSPAPGTERISIPYFHGPALDARVPSIELPAAFAAEAPGATDDPTNPLHAVFGENWLKSRLRAHPNVVEAQHPQLLVGA, encoded by the coding sequence ATGACCGGCATCCCCGTGCTCGACCTCTCGCTGCTGAACGGCACCCCCGAGCAGCGGGCCCAGTTCCGCGTCGACCTTCGCCGCGCCACCCACGAGGTCGGCTTCTTCTCGCTCATCGGGCACGGTGTTCCCGCGAGCGTGATCGAGCGGGCGTACGACGTCGCGCGGGCCTTCTTCGCCCTGCCCGAGTCGCAGAAGCTCGCGATCGAGAACGTGAAGAGCCCGCACTTCCGCGGCTACACGCGCATGGGCGGCGAACGCACGCTCGGGCGCGTCGACATCCGCGAGCAGATCGACATCGGCGCCGAGCGGCCGGCCGTGCCGCTCGATCCCGACACCCCCGACTACTGGATCCTCCAGGGCCCGAACCTGTGGCCCGAGTCGCTGCCCGAACTGCGCGAGGTCGCAGCCGACTGGATCGCCCGGCTCGACGCCGTCGCGTCCCGGCTGCTCACCGCCTGGGCCGAGGCGCTCGGCGCACCCGCCGACACCTTCGACCACGCGTTCGAGCGCCCCTCGCCGTACCTGAAGATCGTGCGCTACCCCGGCGTCGACGCCGAACAGCCCGCGCAGGGCGTCGGCGCGCACAAGGACCTCGGCGTGCTCACGCTGCTGTCGGTCGAGGACGGCAAGGCGGGCCTCCAGGTCGAGAAGGACGGCGAGTGGATCGACGTCGTCGCACCTCCCGGGGCGTTCATCGTCAACATCGGGGAGCTGCTCGAGATCGCGACCGACGGATACCTCAAGGCCACGCTGCACCGAGTCGTCTCGCCGGCGCCGGGCACCGAGCGGATCTCGATCCCGTACTTCCACGGCCCCGCGCTCGACGCGCGCGTGCCCTCGATCGAGCTGCCCGCGGCCTTCGCCGCAGAGGCTCCGGGCGCGACGGATGACCCGACGAACCCGCTGCACGCGGTGTTCGGCGAGAACTGGCTGAAGAGCCGACTGCGCGCGCACCCGAACGTCGTCGAGGCGCAGCATCCGCAGCTGCTCGTCGGCGCCTGA
- a CDS encoding ABC transporter permease, with product MTAATASADPRRAGRAGRAAPARPGIVALGVTRVGYEVKGYFRSPDAVFFTFLFPLVMLGIFTAAFSEAGEIVPAPGAEGITIGAYYLPGMLAAGVLLSGVQNLAVDIATEKGDGTLKRLGGTPLSPVSYFLGKIGQVFVTGVLQAALLLVAAATVFGIALPTDAESWMTFAWVFVLGLTASALLGIALSALPRTGKSATAVVIPIVLVLQFISGVYLQFNMLPEWMQNIASAFPLKWMAQGMRAAFLPDDFAVLEQHGTWDLGWVAIWLAVWLVVGLVISRVTFRWIRRDA from the coding sequence ATGACCGCCGCGACCGCATCCGCCGACCCGCGCCGCGCCGGCCGCGCCGGCCGCGCCGCACCCGCCCGGCCGGGCATCGTCGCGCTCGGCGTGACCCGCGTCGGCTACGAGGTCAAGGGGTACTTCCGCTCGCCCGACGCGGTGTTCTTCACCTTCCTGTTCCCGCTCGTGATGCTCGGCATCTTCACCGCCGCGTTCAGCGAGGCCGGCGAGATCGTGCCGGCACCGGGCGCCGAGGGCATCACGATCGGCGCGTACTATCTGCCGGGCATGCTCGCCGCGGGCGTGCTGCTGTCGGGCGTGCAGAACCTCGCGGTCGACATCGCGACCGAGAAGGGCGACGGCACGCTGAAGCGCTTGGGCGGCACGCCGCTGTCGCCGGTGTCGTACTTCCTCGGCAAGATCGGCCAGGTGTTCGTCACCGGCGTGCTGCAGGCCGCGTTGCTGCTGGTCGCCGCGGCGACCGTGTTCGGCATCGCGCTGCCGACCGACGCCGAGTCGTGGATGACGTTCGCGTGGGTGTTCGTGCTCGGTCTGACCGCGTCGGCGCTGCTCGGCATCGCGCTGTCGGCGCTGCCGCGCACGGGCAAGAGCGCGACCGCCGTCGTGATCCCGATCGTGCTGGTGCTGCAGTTCATCTCGGGCGTGTACCTGCAGTTCAACATGCTGCCCGAGTGGATGCAGAACATCGCGAGCGCGTTCCCGCTCAAGTGGATGGCGCAGGGCATGCGGGCGGCGTTCCTGCCCGACGACTTCGCGGTGCTCGAGCAGCACGGCACGTGGGATCTGGGCTGGGTCGCGATCTGGCTGGCGGTGTGGCTGGTCGTCGGGCTGGTGATCAGCCGGGTGACGTTCCGGTGGATCCGTCGCGACGCGTGA
- a CDS encoding response regulator, with the protein MTGPIRIVVADDHPIVRAGIVGLLESAGDLEVVGEASDGEEAVALAESTRPDLVLMDLRMPRLDGAEATARIRASAGDAPRVLVLTTYDTDEHIVAAIEAGASGYLLKAAPQDEILAGIRAVVAGETVLAPSVAAQLVRRVRAEAAAGAGSSAPPPPALSPRELEVLRLVAAGASNPEIARTLFLGEATVKTHLAHAFEKLGVSDRTRAVTRAMELGLL; encoded by the coding sequence ATGACCGGGCCGATCCGCATCGTCGTGGCCGACGACCACCCGATCGTGCGCGCCGGCATCGTCGGGCTGCTCGAGTCCGCGGGCGACCTCGAGGTGGTCGGCGAGGCCTCCGACGGCGAGGAGGCGGTCGCGCTCGCCGAATCGACCCGGCCCGATCTGGTGCTGATGGATCTGCGGATGCCCCGGCTCGACGGCGCCGAGGCGACCGCGCGGATCCGGGCATCCGCGGGCGACGCCCCGCGGGTGCTGGTGCTGACGACCTACGACACCGACGAGCACATCGTCGCCGCGATCGAGGCCGGCGCGAGCGGATACCTGCTGAAGGCGGCGCCGCAGGACGAGATCCTCGCGGGCATCCGCGCGGTCGTCGCGGGCGAGACGGTGCTGGCGCCGTCGGTCGCGGCGCAACTCGTGCGGCGGGTGCGCGCCGAGGCGGCGGCCGGGGCGGGCTCGTCGGCTCCCCCGCCGCCCGCGCTGTCGCCGCGCGAGCTCGAGGTGCTGCGGCTCGTCGCCGCGGGCGCGTCGAACCCCGAGATCGCCCGAACACTGTTCCTCGGCGAGGCGACCGTGAAGACGCATCTCGCGCACGCGTTCGAGAAGCTCGGCGTGAGCGACCGCACCCGCGCCGTGACCCGAGCGATGGAGCTCGGCCTGCTCTGA
- a CDS encoding RNA polymerase sigma factor produces MFPTGGRQAAAPEVDAALRTAFEGEWARVVATLIRVTGDWDVAEEAAAGAFERAAAAWPRDGVPRTPGAWLTTTARNLALDRLRRRGVEVEKVKEWMVEREFDGGMGGPPDPADVVADGDAPDWDDRLRLVFTCAHPALPMEARVALTLRTVGGLETPEIARAFLVPEATMAQRLVRAKRKIRNAGIPYRVPPPDALPERLGGVLAVLYLIANEGYLASSGDRLQRVDLAAEAIRLTRLVVGLMPDAPEAGALLALLLLQHSRSATRTDVSGELVPLDEQDRSGWDAAEIAEGLRLLGTSDSTVASDPGPYRLQAEIQAAHARAATPESTDWAAIAARYDVLASLGDSPVVELNRAIAHGFAEGPHAALSALAALEASGSLDGYHLLPAAQADFLRRAGEADAAAARYREAIALARTAPERRYLERRLADLR; encoded by the coding sequence GTGTTCCCGACCGGCGGCCGCCAAGCCGCGGCCCCGGAGGTCGACGCGGCCCTGCGCACCGCGTTCGAGGGCGAGTGGGCGCGGGTCGTCGCGACGCTGATCCGGGTGACCGGCGACTGGGATGTCGCGGAGGAGGCGGCTGCCGGCGCGTTCGAACGGGCGGCCGCCGCCTGGCCTCGCGACGGCGTGCCGCGCACCCCGGGCGCGTGGCTGACCACCACCGCTCGGAACCTCGCGCTCGACCGGTTGCGTCGACGCGGCGTCGAGGTCGAGAAGGTGAAGGAGTGGATGGTGGAGCGGGAGTTCGACGGCGGGATGGGCGGGCCGCCCGACCCGGCGGACGTCGTCGCCGACGGCGACGCGCCCGATTGGGACGACCGGCTGCGGCTGGTCTTCACGTGCGCCCATCCCGCGCTGCCGATGGAGGCGCGCGTCGCGCTCACCCTGCGCACCGTCGGCGGGCTCGAGACGCCCGAGATCGCGCGGGCGTTCCTGGTGCCCGAGGCGACGATGGCGCAGCGACTCGTGCGGGCGAAGCGCAAGATCCGCAACGCGGGCATCCCCTACCGGGTGCCGCCGCCCGACGCACTGCCCGAACGGCTCGGCGGGGTGCTCGCCGTGCTCTACCTCATCGCGAACGAGGGGTACCTCGCGTCGTCGGGCGACCGGCTGCAGCGGGTGGACCTCGCGGCCGAGGCGATCCGGTTGACGCGGTTGGTGGTCGGGCTGATGCCGGACGCCCCCGAGGCCGGGGCCCTGCTCGCGCTGCTGCTGTTGCAGCACTCGCGTTCGGCGACGCGCACGGATGTTTCGGGCGAGCTCGTCCCCCTCGACGAACAGGATCGATCCGGGTGGGATGCCGCGGAGATCGCCGAGGGACTGCGGCTGCTCGGGACATCCGATTCGACCGTCGCATCCGATCCCGGGCCCTACCGGCTGCAGGCCGAGATCCAGGCGGCGCACGCGCGGGCTGCGACCCCCGAGTCGACCGACTGGGCGGCGATCGCGGCCCGGTACGACGTGCTCGCGTCGCTCGGGGATTCGCCCGTCGTCGAGCTCAATCGGGCGATCGCGCACGGCTTCGCGGAAGGGCCGCATGCGGCGCTGAGCGCGCTCGCGGCGCTCGAGGCATCCGGTTCGCTGGATGGTTACCATCTGCTGCCGGCCGCGCAGGCCGACTTCCTGCGACGGGCGGGCGAGGCGGATGCCGCGGCCGCCCGCTACCGCGAGGCCATCGCGCTGGCCCGCACCGCGCCCGAGCGCCGCTACCTCGAGCGCCGCCTCGCCGACCTGCGCTGA
- a CDS encoding phosphoenolpyruvate carboxylase: protein MSFPAAPSAASAHSRSEPPAEHDRERIRVEVDAALRADVSLLGGLLGRVLVEAGGAELLDDVERLRGLAIAGYEGDSEAFGIAEGLVEGFTPDRAEQVARAFTVYFHLANLAEEHHRVRVLRERDAAGAPEADGLADAVARLEQEVGADEARRRLDALRFHPVFTAHPTEARRRAVASGIRRIADLLARRDGAAPGALTTADLDRRLLEEIDVLWRTSPIRTTRPTPLDEVRTAMSIFDQTVFEIVPRVYRLLDDWLLGDRAGLDAPQAPAFVRFGSWIGADRDGNPFVTAEVTEQAAAVQAEHVLLGLERAATRIGRTLTLDSADTPPSTELVDLAARQTALAPDVASQIGVRAPHEPHRRALLVIAARIAATREHSAGGAAHGSALAYASPEDLLADLRTVQGSLRSSGAARSANGELQHLIWQVETFGFHLAELEVRQHSKVHRQALDEVRAGGEQSDQTREVLDVFRTITRLQQRYGVRAARRYIVSFTQSTDDLANVYELAAAALGSAEDAPVLDVIPLFETFADLDAATGILDGLITLPQVQARLEASGRKLEVMLGYSDSSKDVGPVSATLALHAAQARIARWAARNDIELTLFHGRGGALGRGGGPANEAVLAQPPGSVDGRFKVTEQGEVIFAHYGDQAIAVRHVEQMAAATLLASAPSNEARTREAADRFAELGSRLDEVSRARFFELVKADGFAPWFAQVTPMEEVGLLALGSRPARRGLSVESLEDLRAIPWVFAWTQARINLTGWFGLGSALAAIEDDALLREAYAEWPLFASMIDNVEMSLAKTDVRLAERYLALGDRPELASLVLDELALTREQVLRTAGHAELLARRPVLRRAVRLRSPYVDALSLLQLRALRSVRADGRVDPVDADRRLLLLTVNGIAAGLQNTG from the coding sequence GTGAGCTTTCCCGCAGCCCCATCCGCGGCATCCGCCCATTCCCGTTCCGAACCCCCCGCAGAGCACGACCGCGAGCGCATCCGCGTCGAGGTCGACGCGGCGCTGCGCGCCGATGTGAGCCTCCTCGGCGGGCTGCTCGGCCGCGTGCTCGTCGAGGCCGGCGGCGCGGAACTGCTCGACGACGTCGAACGCCTGCGCGGGCTCGCGATCGCCGGGTACGAGGGCGACTCCGAGGCGTTCGGCATCGCCGAGGGCCTGGTCGAAGGCTTCACGCCCGACCGCGCCGAACAGGTCGCGCGCGCGTTCACCGTGTACTTCCACCTGGCGAACCTCGCCGAGGAGCACCACCGGGTGCGGGTGCTGCGCGAGCGCGACGCAGCAGGCGCCCCCGAGGCCGACGGGCTGGCCGACGCGGTCGCCCGTCTCGAGCAGGAGGTCGGCGCCGACGAGGCGCGCCGACGCCTCGACGCACTGCGGTTCCACCCGGTGTTCACCGCGCATCCGACCGAGGCCCGCCGCCGCGCGGTGGCATCCGGTATCCGGCGCATCGCCGACCTGCTCGCCCGACGCGACGGCGCCGCGCCCGGCGCGCTCACCACCGCCGACCTCGACCGCCGCCTGCTCGAAGAGATCGACGTGCTGTGGCGCACGTCGCCGATCCGCACCACCCGGCCCACCCCGCTCGACGAGGTGCGCACGGCGATGAGCATCTTCGACCAGACCGTCTTCGAGATCGTGCCGCGCGTGTACCGACTGCTCGACGACTGGCTGCTCGGCGACCGGGCCGGGCTCGACGCACCGCAGGCGCCCGCGTTCGTGCGGTTCGGCTCGTGGATCGGCGCCGACCGCGACGGCAACCCGTTCGTCACGGCCGAGGTCACCGAGCAGGCCGCCGCCGTGCAGGCCGAGCACGTGCTGCTCGGCCTCGAGCGCGCCGCCACCCGCATCGGCCGCACGCTGACCCTCGACTCGGCCGACACGCCGCCGTCGACCGAGCTCGTCGACCTCGCCGCACGCCAGACCGCACTCGCACCCGACGTCGCGTCGCAGATCGGCGTGCGCGCGCCGCACGAACCGCACCGCCGCGCGCTGCTGGTGATCGCCGCGCGCATCGCCGCGACCCGCGAGCACAGCGCGGGCGGTGCCGCGCACGGCTCCGCCCTCGCGTACGCGAGCCCCGAGGACCTGCTCGCCGACCTGCGCACCGTGCAGGGCTCGCTGCGCTCGAGCGGCGCCGCCCGCAGCGCGAACGGCGAGCTGCAGCACCTGATCTGGCAGGTCGAGACGTTCGGCTTCCACCTCGCCGAGCTCGAGGTGCGCCAGCACTCGAAGGTGCACCGCCAGGCGCTCGACGAGGTGCGCGCCGGCGGCGAGCAGAGCGATCAGACCCGCGAGGTGCTCGACGTGTTCCGCACGATCACGCGGCTGCAGCAGCGGTACGGCGTGCGCGCCGCCCGCCGGTACATCGTCTCGTTCACCCAGTCGACCGACGATCTCGCGAACGTGTACGAACTCGCCGCCGCGGCGCTCGGGTCCGCCGAAGACGCCCCGGTGCTCGACGTCATCCCGCTGTTCGAGACGTTCGCCGACCTCGACGCGGCGACCGGGATCCTCGACGGCCTCATCACGCTGCCCCAGGTGCAGGCGCGGCTCGAAGCATCCGGTCGCAAGCTCGAGGTGATGCTCGGGTACTCCGACTCCTCGAAAGACGTCGGGCCCGTCTCGGCGACCCTCGCGCTGCACGCCGCGCAGGCGCGCATCGCCCGGTGGGCGGCGCGCAACGACATCGAACTCACCCTGTTCCACGGGCGCGGCGGGGCGCTCGGGCGCGGCGGCGGGCCCGCGAACGAGGCCGTGCTCGCCCAGCCGCCCGGCTCGGTCGACGGCCGGTTCAAGGTCACCGAGCAGGGCGAGGTGATCTTCGCGCACTACGGCGACCAGGCGATCGCGGTGCGGCACGTCGAGCAGATGGCCGCGGCGACCCTGCTCGCGTCGGCGCCGTCGAACGAGGCGCGCACCCGCGAGGCCGCCGACCGCTTCGCCGAGCTGGGCAGCCGCCTCGACGAGGTGTCGCGGGCGCGGTTCTTCGAACTCGTGAAGGCCGACGGCTTCGCGCCCTGGTTCGCCCAGGTCACGCCGATGGAGGAGGTGGGTCTGCTCGCGCTCGGGTCGCGGCCCGCCCGCCGCGGCCTCTCGGTCGAGTCGCTCGAGGACCTGCGGGCGATCCCGTGGGTGTTCGCGTGGACGCAGGCGCGCATCAACCTCACCGGATGGTTCGGGCTCGGGTCGGCGCTCGCCGCGATCGAGGACGACGCGCTGCTGCGCGAGGCCTACGCCGAATGGCCGCTGTTCGCGTCGATGATCGACAACGTCGAGATGTCGTTGGCCAAGACCGATGTGCGGCTCGCCGAGCGGTACCTCGCCCTCGGCGACCGCCCCGAGCTGGCGTCGCTCGTGCTCGACGAGCTCGCGCTCACCCGCGAGCAGGTGCTGCGCACCGCAGGCCACGCCGAACTGCTCGCCAGGCGCCCCGTGCTGCGACGCGCGGTGCGACTGCGCAGCCCGTACGTGGACGCGCTGTCGTTGCTGCAACTGCGCGCACTGCGCTCGGTGCGGGCCGACGGCCGGGTGGACCCGGTCGACGCCGATCGACGTCTGCTGCTGCTCACCGTGAACGGCATCGCCGCGGGCCTGCAGAACACGGGCTGA
- a CDS encoding ABC transporter ATP-binding protein: MTENEPAIRVRGLRKTYGALAAVDGIDLDVHRGETFALLGPNGAGKSTTIEILEGYRTRTSGEVAVLGVDPARGDLDWKARLGIVLQSTAEAAQMTVREQLAHFAHFYPDPRSVDEVIEAVGLTAKAKTRIGKLSGGQRRRVDVALGIIGRPELVFLDEPTTGFDPEARREFWQLIERLKREGTTILLTTHYLDEAARLGDRAGVILGGRLVALGAIDELGGPQARVPIVRWRGRDGLVREQRTGRPAELVASIVAETGGEPAELEVIRPSLEDVYLELVGAAAAADGEASGPPAASATEASAPSGATEASAPSDATEASDIEGVRA; the protein is encoded by the coding sequence ATGACCGAGAACGAACCCGCCATCCGCGTGCGCGGACTGCGCAAGACCTACGGGGCCCTCGCCGCCGTGGACGGCATCGACCTCGACGTGCACCGCGGCGAGACGTTCGCGCTGCTCGGGCCGAACGGCGCCGGCAAGTCGACCACGATCGAGATCCTCGAGGGGTACCGCACCCGCACCTCGGGCGAGGTCGCGGTGCTCGGAGTCGACCCGGCGCGCGGCGATCTCGACTGGAAGGCGCGGCTCGGCATCGTGCTGCAGTCCACCGCCGAGGCGGCGCAGATGACGGTGCGCGAGCAGCTCGCGCATTTCGCGCACTTCTACCCCGACCCGCGCTCCGTCGACGAGGTCATCGAGGCCGTCGGGCTGACCGCGAAGGCGAAGACGCGCATCGGCAAGCTCTCGGGCGGGCAGCGTCGCCGGGTGGATGTCGCGCTCGGCATCATCGGCCGCCCCGAACTCGTGTTCCTCGACGAACCGACGACCGGATTCGACCCCGAGGCGCGGCGCGAGTTCTGGCAGCTGATCGAGCGGCTGAAGCGCGAGGGCACCACGATCCTGCTCACCACGCACTACCTCGACGAGGCGGCGCGGCTCGGCGATCGAGCCGGCGTCATCCTCGGCGGGCGGCTCGTCGCGCTCGGAGCGATCGACGAACTCGGCGGGCCGCAGGCCCGGGTGCCGATCGTACGGTGGCGCGGTCGCGACGGGCTCGTGCGCGAGCAGCGCACCGGCCGGCCGGCCGAGCTGGTGGCGTCCATCGTCGCCGAGACCGGCGGCGAGCCCGCCGAGCTCGAGGTGATCCGCCCGAGCCTCGAAGACGTCTACCTCGAGCTGGTCGGTGCGGCCGCAGCCGCCGACGGCGAGGCATCCGGCCCGCCCGCGGCATCCGCCACCGAGGCATCCGCGCCATCCGGCGCCACCGAGGCATCCGCGCCATCCGACGCCACCGAGGCATCCGACATCGAAGGAGTCCGCGCATGA
- a CDS encoding LysE/ArgO family amino acid transporter: MPASLPLSSLFAGLGLGLSLIVAIGAQNVFVLRQGIRREHVFAVAAICALSDLVLIVVGVSGIGAVLTAVPWLVDAIRWAGAAFLVGYGVLAARRAWHPSGEGLVASDRAEASEAPETSAPSLPVAIQEELSGARRVARDTPTATAEVPESRNGAPGLLGVALTCLALTWLNPHVYLDTVFLLGSVANTHGDPGRWAFAVGAGAASILWFFGLAYGARWLGRWLATPRAWRVLDAVIAVVMIALGVSLVVPH, translated from the coding sequence GTGCCCGCCTCCCTCCCGCTGTCCTCGCTGTTCGCCGGCCTCGGCCTCGGCCTGTCGCTCATCGTCGCGATCGGCGCCCAGAACGTGTTCGTGCTGCGGCAGGGCATCCGGCGCGAGCACGTGTTCGCCGTCGCGGCGATCTGTGCGCTCAGCGACCTCGTGCTCATCGTGGTCGGCGTCTCGGGCATCGGCGCGGTGCTCACGGCGGTGCCGTGGCTCGTCGACGCGATCCGGTGGGCCGGTGCCGCCTTCCTCGTCGGGTACGGGGTGCTCGCGGCGCGACGCGCCTGGCATCCGAGCGGCGAGGGGCTCGTGGCATCCGACCGGGCTGAGGCATCCGAGGCACCCGAGACCTCCGCACCGAGCCTCCCTGTCGCAATTCAGGAAGAACTCAGCGGCGCACGGCGTGTCGCGCGCGACACGCCGACCGCGACCGCCGAAGTTCCTGAATCGCGAAACGGCGCGCCCGGGCTGCTCGGGGTCGCGCTGACCTGCCTCGCGCTGACGTGGCTGAATCCACACGTGTATCTCGACACCGTGTTCCTGCTCGGGTCGGTGGCGAACACGCACGGCGACCCGGGCCGGTGGGCGTTCGCGGTCGGCGCGGGGGCGGCCAGCATCCTGTGGTTCTTCGGGCTCGCCTACGGCGCCCGGTGGCTCGGGCGCTGGCTCGCGACCCCGCGAGCGTGGCGCGTCCTCGACGCGGTGATCGCGGTCGTCATGATCGCGCTGGGCGTCTCGCTGGTCGTTCCGCACTGA
- a CDS encoding YciI family protein, with protein sequence MEYALFYAGGADPQPYDPAEDDIADWVADLEARGVVEYGVRLRPEQDATTVRVRRGELLVTDGPFTESKESVGGFDIIDVADLDEAIEIASRHPAAKFGQVEVRPFVQWPDAVPGQRIVPAGLEERPVRGQRYFLAVFSDPAAREEATDVTGDAGDDDYPEAWVQEMRARGARLFGEVLRPPADTTGVRRRDGRVIVTDGPFSEAKEWIAGFDLLEARDLADAVEIAAKHPMARGGTLELRPLWDFDVNADHVARTADEEADRDRRLEPSADEVLATLAGATR encoded by the coding sequence ATGGAATACGCACTGTTCTACGCCGGTGGTGCCGACCCGCAGCCGTACGACCCCGCCGAGGACGACATCGCCGACTGGGTCGCCGACCTCGAGGCCCGCGGGGTCGTCGAGTACGGAGTGCGGCTTCGGCCCGAGCAGGATGCCACGACGGTGCGCGTGCGCCGCGGCGAGCTGCTCGTGACCGACGGACCCTTCACCGAGTCGAAGGAATCCGTCGGCGGGTTCGACATCATCGATGTGGCCGACCTCGACGAAGCGATCGAGATCGCGTCGCGGCATCCGGCGGCGAAGTTCGGGCAGGTCGAGGTGCGGCCGTTCGTGCAGTGGCCCGACGCCGTCCCGGGTCAGCGCATCGTTCCGGCCGGCCTCGAGGAGCGGCCGGTCCGCGGCCAGCGGTACTTCCTCGCAGTGTTCTCCGATCCGGCGGCGCGCGAGGAGGCCACGGACGTGACCGGCGACGCCGGCGACGACGACTACCCCGAGGCGTGGGTGCAGGAGATGCGGGCGCGCGGCGCGCGGCTGTTCGGCGAGGTGCTCCGCCCGCCCGCCGACACCACCGGGGTGCGCCGTCGCGACGGGCGCGTCATCGTCACCGACGGGCCGTTCAGCGAGGCGAAGGAGTGGATCGCCGGCTTCGACCTGCTCGAGGCGCGCGACCTGGCCGACGCGGTCGAGATCGCGGCGAAGCATCCGATGGCCCGCGGCGGCACGCTCGAGCTGCGCCCGCTCTGGGACTTCGACGTGAACGCCGACCACGTCGCGCGCACCGCCGACGAGGAGGCCGACCGCGACCGGCGGCTCGAACCGAGCGCCGATGAGGTGCTCGCGACGCTCGCCGGCGCGACGCGCTGA
- a CDS encoding sensor histidine kinase — MLNRRWWDAAAVAVALVVTVINALDTPYGPHTWGTWAVAAAFLLSYAVYLRGRIGSTSSGHHIAVTLVLSALIFAGTAIEPSFAVLQAIAYPFVWITAPSTRRAVEASVALSCAVALGYPVHSGVDGILPGIGIAVLSLAFSIALGLWISHIAEVGEEHARLLEEFQAAQGELAALHRDAGVTQERARLAREIHDTIAQSLTGLVMVAQRTGNRLGGVPGESAELARRDVALIEEMARDALTEARGLVASLAPVEVDTTLADALGRLASGFERETGVHVTVRADAPGLGRELEVVLLRAAQEGLANVRKHAGAANAWIELRAAPDAARLSVRDDGVGPGPSEGHALGELGFGLAGLRDRVGLAGGRIAFGAAPGGGALLSVEVPRGGKGSDGPAGGTGATGATSTTGAADATGATGAANATGPTGADAAERAERPTGSQPSPVANAPTDASAPQPSPSATPARDAAACARPETSGTPTTALDRDPAERDRPEASAPVRGEATA; from the coding sequence ATGCTGAATCGGCGATGGTGGGACGCTGCGGCAGTCGCCGTCGCGCTCGTCGTCACGGTGATCAACGCGCTCGACACGCCGTACGGCCCGCACACGTGGGGCACGTGGGCGGTCGCGGCGGCGTTCCTGCTCTCGTACGCGGTCTACCTGCGCGGACGCATCGGCTCGACCTCGTCCGGGCACCACATCGCGGTCACGCTCGTGCTGAGCGCGCTGATCTTCGCCGGCACGGCGATCGAGCCGTCGTTCGCCGTGCTGCAGGCGATCGCGTACCCGTTCGTGTGGATCACCGCACCGTCGACCCGGCGTGCGGTTGAGGCGAGCGTCGCCCTGTCGTGCGCCGTCGCCCTCGGGTACCCGGTGCATTCGGGGGTCGACGGCATCCTGCCCGGCATCGGCATCGCCGTGCTGTCGCTCGCGTTCAGCATCGCGCTGGGCCTCTGGATCTCGCACATCGCCGAGGTCGGTGAAGAGCACGCCCGTCTGCTCGAGGAGTTCCAGGCCGCTCAGGGCGAGCTCGCGGCACTGCACCGCGACGCCGGCGTCACGCAGGAACGCGCGCGCCTCGCCCGCGAGATCCACGACACGATCGCGCAGAGCCTCACCGGTTTGGTCATGGTCGCGCAGCGCACCGGGAACCGGCTCGGCGGCGTCCCCGGCGAATCCGCCGAGCTCGCCCGCCGCGACGTCGCGCTCATCGAGGAGATGGCGCGCGACGCGCTCACCGAGGCGCGCGGCCTGGTCGCCTCGCTCGCCCCCGTCGAGGTCGACACCACCCTCGCGGACGCGCTCGGGCGACTCGCGTCGGGCTTCGAGCGCGAGACCGGCGTGCACGTCACGGTGCGAGCGGATGCTCCGGGGCTCGGGCGGGAGCTCGAGGTCGTGCTGCTGCGGGCCGCGCAGGAGGGACTCGCGAACGTGCGCAAGCACGCCGGCGCCGCGAACGCGTGGATCGAGCTCAGGGCCGCACCGGATGCCGCGCGCCTCAGCGTGCGCGACGACGGCGTCGGCCCGGGCCCCTCGGAGGGGCACGCGCTCGGCGAACTCGGGTTCGGGCTCGCCGGGCTGCGCGACCGGGTCGGGCTCGCCGGCGGACGCATCGCGTTCGGTGCGGCGCCCGGCGGCGGGGCGCTGCTGTCGGTCGAGGTGCCGCGGGGCGGGAAGGGTTCGGACGGCCCGGCGGGCGGGACAGGAGCGACCGGCGCGACGAGCACGACCGGTGCGGCCGACGCGACGGGCGCGACCGGGGCGGCCAACGCGACCGGCCCGACAGGTGCCGACGCCGCGGAGCGTGCGGAGCGCCCGACCGGCTCCCAGCCGTCTCCGGTCGCGAACGCACCGACGGATGCCTCGGCGCCGCAGCCGTCCCCGTCGGCCACGCCGGCCCGTGACGCAGCGGCCTGCGCCCGGCCCGAGACATCCGGGACGCCCACGACCGCGCTCGATCGCGACCCCGCGGAACGCGACCGGCCCGAGGCATCCGCCCCCGTTCGCGGCGAGGCGACCGCATGA